In Carassius auratus strain Wakin chromosome 20, ASM336829v1, whole genome shotgun sequence, the genomic stretch attcccaaaataatttaaccatttgaataaaaaataaatgaaaattaagagatactaaagctacggagccttataacaataacaaattacctttaaaatcacaaaaacaaaaatattgcacaacaagctagtctttttctaaataaataaaaattaataagctttaaaataaaaaacacactgtggttatatttttaggacttgctttttattcatgtttgcattttaataaaaaaacaagctccctgaccttggatgggctgagtctgtgagttcttctatctgagataatctgcccagttttagaaacatttttttcagatggcacggatgtggccacaatgcaaagtcttgtctttgtgacttcagaaaggcttttgtatactggtgaacatctcctccaccaggccagagggtctgatgtgcggggtaagagtggctctgcaaggttggcccgcatctccatcatagcatctgaggtcttagaagaggtagcagaaggcctcaaacTTGCTACCCTTttgtcaaagtcttcccaaaacatgggCCCTGCATTGGCAGTCacaccaggatctgaaactcctcactctgagctgggttaaaactgttaaagctgaagttatcataaccttaatgtcttaaactaacattaataattctaattcaaaatgttatttgcttttaatgtatgtccttttttgagaaatcttcttatacatatattacaccaatatgtcaagtctgcctaggaaaagcaattattataccagcaaactcaaaattggagtaaaaattaacaaactattctataaatactttttattgtaaacttggattattatattattatatagcctagtgtttatttaccgatagacagtcaagaagacaaattaatcaatatgttatttttaacagggttttatttatttataaagaataaCAAACCatagatcctcaacaaacagtaacaaaaacacagtgacagaaatgtcagaaatagcgcatgggtctgtcacgtgattaaggaacgagtcaaactcgacctgaaagactcatgagatgaactaatcaattctctttccggctcaagactgcgttagttttgcgtatggggctgtcacgtgattaaggaacgagtcacaCTCGACCcgagactcatgagatgaactaatcaattctctttccggctcaagaccgcgttggTTTTGCCTATGGGTCTGTCATGttattaaggaatgacttaaacccgaagacttcttgtcagataagaggtgagatgagctaatcacagattgaagacccaggtaaagaattaatattttttttctgtatcttatagcattttattttttgtattgtttgttgtgtgatcaacgtttgcataagtactagatgtgttggggaggtagcacttaatattttaataacattttgctaaaatgaacgaaatgactcgaaaaaagattcgttcattttgctgaacgagactcaaaagtccgagtcggtaaaatgatccgaacttcccatcactacaacaCATTTGACCAACTGGGCGCCGTGGGCGGCAACGTCATCAGAACGCAAAGAATTATTGGTATGTTTGGCCAGTTGACATCTGGCATAGCAGgctagtgttctggcatgaaaatgatgaaaaattaGCGTGaaaaaacagaatataatcctacaaaatgcagcgggctaaagaaaacattgtcggaccaTACCGCCCAAAACTAAATCCTAAAgcaaagatgagatatgacgagaacataaagagaatcaaaggactTGATCCTTACGAGCAGAGAGACTGGTCAAGGTAACAccctccagcccaaaagaagggcatgtgaaaaggctgtgttgtggtgcttttgcagACAGCCTGAAGAGCTTTATGACATGTTTGCTTGCGATAATCAGAACTGTCCTATACAGTGGTTCCATTTAGGCTGCGTGGGACTCAGCAGTGCACCAGCCAGAGAAGAGTCATGTTGGGTCAATGGCGgcacccaggggtgcttcaaaaaaatatgaaaccctgcccccctgggtctgagcatagacagtaaaagaaatggacacagcgaccccattggaactcaactgagacaattgaagcccatttttagcgttttttagcacttccatttctgacgcgcagactcaaacggagcttgacgacgtcagcaacctgtctgaccgatgtaaatcttctagtagctgtgcgtgaaaactgccatcgttaatcttgcagagacggcgagcttgagcggggagttctttggcgtgagtgagcaggagtaagtattctgattaattattttgtatagtattttaaaatgtaacgctagtacgccatattaagttaatcgcctgcaagcttctcctcctgtctgtacggtaatgcgacagagagtccagtggttatgacgcaatcattaggctatttttacaaaatctgtttatacgccctgtataaacagtttttgtaaaaaaaaaataggctaacgattgcgtcataaccactgtaacataatgtaacatagaaggtaatggagccctttatacattgtcgtgtatctttagatataaaaaatggacaaacggagtgtttaaatgcctcagatgtaaagttattcgctgtcaaagtgacgcccaaatgaatgggagtcaatgggaatgctaacgcaagtgaagttctgctacaagatggcagcatgcagccgacttcaacttccggtcgacttccttgcggCCTAGGTCTGTGCCGGTCGGCCATGATGGTAGGACACGCTATCGGTCGCCAGGGGCaacgccttcagaacttcacagaggctcgactaaacatttcagagttctttaatttttgcgcatttattatgTCGggaaacagcggtatttggagaagctctcaggcatccaaaatatcaacccatacgagctccctgcagcagcacagagacctggaccatacCTCCATGCAcatatatggacattgtgaattatattgtttacaatgcAAGTCTCCTTGCGTTCActctgttaatggctttaatctaaccaggacatttacatcttgcaatcacacatttaactaccctagccaacccagaactggtttgtccactttgcagcccccaacacaaaaacctggtacagtatgtgtcattgggctaaaatcaaattataactaaacatacacagctttagcctacatcaaaacatgctgGAAACGTTTGTGTACACCGAaaatctcgttacaatctagtgtttatgaaacagtcgcagttatttaagttactttgtcattttggtcaagaagtgtctgctaaatgcaatgtaattacaaccCTCCAAAACGCATGGGAATAAaattactttggccagtacaacgctGTTTTGTCACCTGGAGGCTTGTAGATGGACCCATCCACAGCAGAAAGCcgcgtaactttccaaagacttgtggcttttaaactcctgaattgtgtagtaacttacaccaaaaacaagataattcccaatgtccatatgtgtgcatggaggtatggtccaggtctctgtgctgctgcagggagctcgtaggGGTCGacattttggatgcctgagagcttctccaaataccgctgttttgcgcttggtgtaacctaaaaaaaactgtattccattgttcctatgtttccatatgtatcgtgtgaggtactggagcagtttttaatgcaGCAGTGACTTCCAGGCATGGTTAAACAGTGCGAGAACCTCTTCTACGTCAGGATTGTTGTAGATCATTCTGATTTCAGAACAACAAATACCAAGTTTGTTTCAAAAGTTACAGCTGCTTTATTAAACTAAGACAAGAATGTATTTAAGTACTGCTAATGTAAAACTAAAGTAATTGAtagcaaaatatgattttaaataaaggtcactgaagagatgttcttttttttcttttagacaggacttttaatatttaaatgaaaagtatgttaatgtatgtttaataaatatgattacgTCATACTAGGCATTTCtttctgtgtgtatatgtatacacatttcattatttaacatgtacattcataaataatatttatacacaTACAAATTCATAATTTCAAGTGTAGCTTAATGGGGTTTTTTGTATTATGTCTATGATCTTCATTACTTGATTTATATTTGATAAACcttttttaatcatataatataaaataattactaatagaagtttctttcttcttgtcTAGTGTGTAGCAACGAAACAGACAACACCACCAtttaacaatgtatttatttaaatacaaaattagaaacaattatacattttacacacCTGATTGCAACCTGTCTCTCTTGAAATTTCTCTTTTAGAACAAAAATGAATAGAAAGACTGAGCCTGTCTTCTTATCAACCTTAAGGCGAAGGACACGTGTAGACGTTCAAATAAGACTTAATCAAATTAGGACAGACATGATTAATATGGACATGACAGGAGTAGGGGCAGAAGACAGAGTTCTTTCTGAGAACACTTGCCCACCCTCTTCAGCTTATCCAAAATGATAATGGTGTGTGTACGCTATTTACACTGAATTTTCCCGGCAGTCTCCATTCTATACCTACCCCTTCAACTCTGACAGAATGAACATATTTGTTGTAAATTATGAGATGACATATTATCCCTCAATATGCCAggggaaattatattttaagatgaattTAACATGCAATTTGACAAATGTCCCACCTTTATCACTACCTGACTGTACATAGTCCACTAAATTATAAGCattatgcaattatttttttttagattttgaaaCAAAACCACAACACATTCTTCCAAAAAATTTTAATAGTACCCTACTTTAAGGTTGTGCTGAAGTTCTACCTAACTATTATAATCTgtacattttctttccttttacttCTTCCCACCCTGGGGCACCATCAGGTTAACTTTCAGCCCATCTTACTTGCTTATTTGTATACACTGTACACTTGTGCATGCTTTAGTTTATGTTATTCCTTTTTGATGATTAATAAAtacctcttttctttctttctacattaAGGATGCCTTTTCATCTAATTGAATTTCAAGCGAGCGAGGACATGGCTGTTGTGCCAGTTGACTGGTATGATGACGGGATGGTGTACTGGCCCAGCTTTAAGAGCACTGAACGTGTGAAAAGGGCAGTTGCTAACGAGGAGAAGCATGAGCCAAACTGGCCAAGATATGATGTAAAGGTCGTAAGAACTTGTGGTATGCCAATTCATAAAATtcttgtttaaaaatgatttaatggtTGCTTCTCCTTTTGCTTGGAATAACGTATTATTTCTATGTTCTGAAATTGCATATGAAATTGATTGTCTTGGCCTTgcattgtttaaaatattcaatatatatctatagtaataattattattattggcatgTTCTGTGCAGCTTTGCAGCTAATTTGAAACTCGTGTTCATTTTAACACATTCAATTTTAGACGACTACAGAGATGCCATTAGGCTTATGACTCAATATCAGAATGGCTGCAACACCTCTGCCGCAGAGCAGGAGGGTAAGCTGCCAGAGAAGAGATTCAGGAAGCCAGTGTAAGTGTGTTCGGTCttgtttttgttatgtttctACAGTAATAGGAAGGTAACTTCCCTCAGCATTCAAAAATAGACCAGAGATGCTTGTTACTATGTATATTTGGCAATTTTGGGATTGCAATAACCATAATGGTTGCTTAACAGCCATCGTTTTGGGGACTCTGATGAGAGTGAAGAAGAGCCAGAAAATGGTGACTTTGCATCTCTGAGGATGCCACGACCTTCCAGCTTGCCTGGCGTATCAGTTGAAGCCTCATCCCTAAGACAATTGCACTGGAAGAGTAAGGAAAAATCTCTTTAACATCACAATAAcaaatcataatattaatattagagatATGGTTAACATTCTTAGTGCTAAAGATATTCCCCTCTCCTTGTATCCATTCCTTCAGCTCCATCATCTTGCAGAGTGCCAGGCAGCAGAGTAACTACTCCTCAACCTGGAGAAAACTGTCTAGGTAAAAACTGGTCTCCGAAATAATATTGAATACAGTGGCCCAATCTATATTAACACAGCAATGGTCAGTCTGTTTCAAATCAATAGACTGCATCTGCATTACCATCTCAGGTTTTCAACTTCAATCCATTCATGGGGTTGAAGTAGGTAGTTTATACCAAATTCATGTTCAGCATGacaagagatttttttttgtctgccttTGTTTTGCCCTGTAGCTTGCAAGCCTTGCAGCCTACCATGGTTAACAGATCACAACCATTTAATACCAATTTCTCTCCCTTAGCACCAGACTATGGGGCAGGACAGCAACACCCTTCACCACCTCAACTCCCAACACCCGCATTTAACATGCGGAGAGTTACTCAAGGTAGGGAATGATTTCGGAAATATTAGTGAATAGAAAGGGTCCTGTGTGTATTATCTGTCATGGTTAAAAGATTACTACCATTGAATAAAAAATGTCCCCCTCTCACACACCGCCCACCTTACTATGGCCCAGCAATGGCAGTCCCTCCACAACTCCCTCCTCCCTCTGCTCCAGCCCTCAACACGCAGACAGCAGAGGAATCCTGTTCAAGCCTGACCTACACACCAACATGGCGAGAGGGAAGAATGGCTGATACCATTCCCTGCTCTGGTGAGCAATAACTGACAAATACTGGAGGGTCATTCTGTGCCAAAGATTTTGGAAAAAATTCCCACAACCATCACATTTTCTTCAAACTTTGACAATAACTTGTCATTAACTAATGTCAGTATTATGAATAATAAGGATAAACACTGAAACACGTGATATATTTTATACACTACATTTGAGCTATATTTCATGTTTGTCAACAGCGGCTGAGTTCCACATCCTTAGCCTGCTTGAAACCATTAAACACCAACAAGACCAGCTTGTGGCAAAGGTGAACTACCTCAGCAGCATGCTGAACAGCACCCTGGGGCCAGATGTTGAGATGCCTGAAAATATCCAGTTTCCCCTGGAACAATTGGAGGCAGTGGAGGCATTTGAAATGTTTCTAAAGGAACCGTCAAATGGCCCAGCTCAACAGAGAGTGGTGAGTTTTCTTACTGGATGGTGCCATAGGGTTAATTGATTGTCCATCATTATTATTGTAAAGGTGGAATAGGTCCATGAGGGTGTGAtccaagtaccgtattttccgcgcTATAAGGCGCATCGGATTGTAAggtgcaccttcaatgaatggcctactTTAGAActtttttcatatatagggcgcaccggattataaagcGCATAGAATAGAGGATAACTGCAGTCAAAcatttgactgggtttgcgttaggcatccactagatggaatgtcaacattttgacagagtgCCTTGATTCATATGTAAGGCGCtctggattataaggcgcactgtcattttttgacaaaattaaaggcttttaagtgtgccttatagtgcggaaaatacgttacatgtttcacgagttcacacttgcATACAATTAGAGGGGGTACAGGTTAATGTGTATATGGCATGCTGTCCAGGGGAAAGGCTCGGAGTTCGGCCCAAACCCAGAGTACTTTTACCCGTATGTAAGTGGTTAGGACTAGAAGTGTGGAGGAGGAATGCTGCCAAACTCGGTGGTttgactctcttttttttttttttcttttcacaaaagTTTTCTATGTTTTTCTACATTTCTGGATGCTTTCAAAAggccaaaaacattttaaatgcaccTTTAAATTCAACTTGAGCTTAGAAATGTTTACCTTCCTGactaaaaaaaatgtctttgcctTTTAGATTTCTTCTTTGGCCACCATTGGAGGCCAGGATGTGAAGAGGGTGACCTGGAACATTCTGGGCCGGCTCTTCACAGATGAGGTGTCTCATCAGATCAGCTGGAAGGGTGTTAATAACAAAAAGCCCTTCAGTAGGATGGCAACGAAGACCTTGCTTTTCAGTAAGTATATAATTCaaagtgatattaaatgcattcaAAGTCAATAGTTTGTAAATGTTAGGGCAGCCTTAAAAACCATTGCAACCATCTTACCATTATGACCGTGCAGCCTTTTTTTTAGACAATCGATTAACTAATCTTTTACTAAACGTGACTTTGCGTTTCCTAaatgatattaattttttttttttgtatgtcgtAGATGATGTGTAAATGATTTACAACACTTTCTGcatcccctaatctaaagtgtaaaaaaaataacataatttacataattaaaataaattcacattaatTGCTGTAGTATAAAAATTGGATTAAACAATTGATATTTCACTCTTGTCTAAACATTAGTATCACTGACCCTATCCACAGCCCTAACCCTTCTGGAGCAGCTCTACATATGTGATGTACTATTAATTGAAAGATAAAATATGATAGAGCAATAGAATGAATAGTGAAAGTAACAGAGGCTCATACAATTAATTAAGCATGCAAATAACTGAAAGAAACATATATTTGATGAACAAATTAAGCCAACTAATATGATTTATATTCTTTTGGTTTATctactaatacatttaaaaattacaaatgcagtGAAAATTCAGGGATTGGttacatttatattcaaaaatgtatttcagaaaattatttcaaaatgtggTATCGGTGCATGcctaattaaaagtattaaaaaaatatgatttcaatatcaaaataattgtacACAATTAACGCTGCACCCCGTCTGAGATAAAGAGCTTTTTCACATGGTTATGAGCATGATATTAAGTATATAAGTCCTTGAAAGTCCTGGAATTTCATTTGACAGAATCTGTACTAACCCTGATAGTTAATCATGTACAAGCCATTTGCAAATGACTTGTaacaaaatttacaaaacatacattaaatGATAGTATATCACTTGCTAATTATTTAgggatgttttgtaaatgattatttCATCATTATTTAACCACTGACTTATAAATGACTTACAACTGAACGTTATTAAAAAGTGTTACCCTCTTTGGCAACTCAAAATCAAACCTAGTATCTCCCTGAGCAGCTGATGGCTACTTTGCATATGCAAATTGTTCAATCAGGTTGGCCTATGCCTGATGTTATGTTTAACACAATGCAATAGTTAGTGAATCAGTAAAAACGGACGGACACGGTCACTTATTTAGTAGGAAAAAGTAAGCTACTAAAAATATTCCTGTTAATTATCAAGCAgtgcaataatgataataataaaaagcctaCCTTTTTGACATGCGGTAAATCTTCAAAACTGCTGTGAGACTCCCTCCGTCTGATTCCTTCAGTTTGTCGCTGTCACTGTAAACGGTGTTGACCATAAGTGCACTTCTAGAAAATGGAGATGCCAACTTCCGGCACAGTCTTGTGGTGAAACAGTGGCGTACCTGCACTTGTGCATAAAAATTCAACTACGGTCGAAGTTTAGGGATTGGTATCACAGTGAATTTTCCTGTCAAGAGAAATGTACCCCAGGTGTGGGCAACAAGCCCATCATGTTATCAAAGTAAATGCATGCAAACGTATTGGCTGCCTGGTCGTTCTGATAACTTTGCTCGTGTACATTTATCTTggatctctataataataataatattaataatacatactGATGGAAGTTGTATGGGTTGTAATTTACCATgtgaattgtattttaattaagtGTTGATTTTGGAATGGTTAACCTAACCCTTAAGGTCTGTGCTGCAACATATAGCTTGAATgttaagtcgctttgaataaactaactaaatgtaatgtaatgtaaaccaGGACTAAATGCAAGTAAATGGAGTTTACCCActgctaaaatgtcaaaaatagaaTTTA encodes the following:
- the LOC113037786 gene encoding uncharacterized protein LOC113037786; this encodes MPFHLIEFQASEDMAVVPVDWYDDGMVYWPSFKSTERVKRAVANEEKHEPNWPRYDVKVVRTCDDYRDAIRLMTQYQNGCNTSAAEQEGKLPEKRFRKPVHRFGDSDESEEEPENGDFASLRMPRPSSLPGVSVEASSLRQLHWKTPSSCRVPGSRVTTPQPGENCLAPDYGAGQQHPSPPQLPTPAFNMRRVTQAMAVPPQLPPPSAPALNTQTAEESCSSLTYTPTWREGRMADTIPCSAAEFHILSLLETIKHQQDQLVAKVNYLSSMLNSTLGPDVEMPENIQFPLEQLEAVEAFEMFLKEPSNGPAQQRVISSLATIGGQDVKRVTWNILGRLFTDEVSHQISWKGVNNKKPFSRMATKTLLFSAVRKNTVTQSATDAEVTKHAIRWFNLAADRATRRRVPPPSTQTE